The sequence GGCCGAACACGGAGGGGGGAGGGGCGGATGCGACCGCGGTTCGGCCCCGGTGCCCGCGAGGTGATCGGCTCGGCGGTCGCCGAGGCCCGGCTGCGCGGCGACCGCCGGATCGGCACCGAGCATCTGCTGCTCGGGGTGCTGCGCCACCCGGACACCGCCGCGGCCCGCGCGCTGGCGGTGGACCTCGCCGACGCCCGCGCCGCGCTGGGGGCGCTCGACCGGGAGGCGCTCGCGGTCCTCGGCATCGACGTGAGCCCCGGGCTTCCCGCCCCCGCGGGCGGGCCGTGCCTGGCCCCCGGCGACCCGTGGGGATCCCCGGACGAGGAACCCGCCGCCGGCCGGCTCTTCGGCGGGCACCGGGCCCCGCCGAGCCCCGAACAGGTCGCGCGGCTGCGGGCGGCCCTGAGTTCGGGTGCCCGCGCGGTGCTGGCCGGCTCGATCGGCGCCGCTCCGCACGACCCGGCCGGACGCGTCACCCCGGAGCTCGTCCTGGCGGCGCTGCTCGAGCGGCAGCCACCGGACCCCGCGGCCGCGCTGCTGGCCCGCCTCGGTGTCGACCCCGCGGTGGCCCGCGCCCGGCTCACCGCGCCACACCCACGCCCACCCAGCGGCTGAGCCCGGCGCCCGGCCCAGAAAACGCTTTGACCTGAAGTGGAGTTGAGCTCGTAGTGTCCTCCTACGCCGACGGCGAGACACCCGGAGACCGGCGCCGTCCGGTCCTGGCCTGTCACGGCCGTATGGCAGCCTTGCTACCGCCGTCCGCGCCGTCGCCGAGAGGGATCACCGCCGCATGCTGATCCGAGTCCTGCGGGCCCACCTCGGGCCCTACCGCGGCCAGATCGCGGCGCTCGTCGTGCTCCAGCTGGCCGCCACCTTCGTCATGCTCTACCTGCCGACACTGAACGCCGACCTGATCGACCACGGCGTCGTCGAGGGGGACACCGGCTACATCGTGTCCATCGGCGGCATCATGCTCGCGCTCACCTTCGGGCAGGTCGTGTGCGCCTGCGGCGCCGCGTTCTTCAGCGCCCGCACCGCGATGGCCTTCGGCCGCGACGTCCGCGCCTCGGTGTTCAACCGGGTCCAGTCGTTCTCCGCCCGCGAGATCGGCCACTTCGGCGCCCCGTCGCTGATCACCAGGGCGACGAACGACGTCCAGCAGGTCCAGATGCTCGCCCTGCTGTCCGGCACGATGATGATCTCGGCGCCGTTCATGTGCATCGGCGGGATCGTCCTGGCGATCAACCAGGACGCCAAGCTGTCGCTGCTGCTGGTCGCCGTCGTCCCGATCCTCGGCATCGTCATCAGCCTGATCATCCGGCGGATGCACCCGCTGGGCCGGGCGATGCAGGAACGGCTCGACACGGTCAACCGGGTGCTGCGCGAGCAGCTGCACGGCCTGCGGGTGATCCGCGCGTTCGTCCGCGACACCCACGAGCGTGA is a genomic window of Pseudofrankia inefficax containing:
- a CDS encoding Clp protease N-terminal domain-containing protein is translated as MRPRFGPGAREVIGSAVAEARLRGDRRIGTEHLLLGVLRHPDTAAARALAVDLADARAALGALDREALAVLGIDVSPGLPAPAGGPCLAPGDPWGSPDEEPAAGRLFGGHRAPPSPEQVARLRAALSSGARAVLAGSIGAAPHDPAGRVTPELVLAALLERQPPDPAAALLARLGVDPAVARARLTAPHPRPPSG